The sequence AAGACCTTTCTCAAAGCCTCGTGGTGGGGGGCTTCCTCCTCCTCGCCTTCGGGGCCTACCTCACCCTCGCCCGGGAAGGGAGGTGGCCGTGAGCCTGCAAGCCCCCGAGGCCTTGAGCCTGCTCCTCCTCCTTGGCCTCCTCCTCCTCGGCCTCTACCGGAGAAGTCCCCGGGCCGTCCTCCCGCACCCCCTTCTGCCCCTCCTCCGGGAGGCGGCCCGGGAGGCCAAGGGGCCCCTGCCCTGGCTCCCCCCGGCCCTCTTCGCCCTCGGCCTCCTCCTCCTGGCCCTGGCCGCCACAAAGCCCCTCCTCCTCCTCCCGGGCCGGGTCAGCGAGAACGCGGTCATCCTGGCGGTGGACGTGAGCCGGAGCATGATGGCCACCGACCTCAAGCCCAACCGCCTCGAGGCCGCCAAGGGGGCCGCCCGCGCCTTCCTGCGAGCGGCCCCGAGGGAACTTCGGGTGGGCCTGGTGGCCTTCAGCGGCTTCGCCCAGACCGTCCACCCCCCCACCACCGACCGCAGGCGCCTCTTGGAGAGCCTGGAAAGCCTGGAGTTCGGCCGCTCCACCGCCATTGGGGAAGGGATCCTGGAGGCCCTGAGGAACCTCCGGGAGGCCGGGGGCAAGGGGGAGGTCCTCCTCCTCACCGACGGCCGCAACCGCACCGGGATAGACCCCCTCGAGGCCGCGGGGGAGGCCCAGAGGATGGGGGTTCGGGTCCACACCGTGGGGGTAGGGGTCCCGGGCTGGACCCCGGGGCCCGAAGACCCCGCCCTGGGCTTCGGCCCCTTCCCTGGGGCCTACGAGGTGGACGAGGAGCTGCTCTGG is a genomic window of Thermus islandicus DSM 21543 containing:
- a CDS encoding vWA domain-containing protein, producing MSLQAPEALSLLLLLGLLLLGLYRRSPRAVLPHPLLPLLREAAREAKGPLPWLPPALFALGLLLLALAATKPLLLLPGRVSENAVILAVDVSRSMMATDLKPNRLEAAKGAARAFLRAAPRELRVGLVAFSGFAQTVHPPTTDRRRLLESLESLEFGRSTAIGEGILEALRNLREAGGKGEVLLLTDGRNRTGIDPLEAAGEAQRMGVRVHTVGVGVPGWTPGPEDPALGFGPFPGAYEVDEELLWAIAELTGGKRFLVRSEEELARVYLDLAKEVRLEVRPQEATGLLGTLGGALALLGVALRRYLSPL